From Carya illinoinensis cultivar Pawnee chromosome 5, C.illinoinensisPawnee_v1, whole genome shotgun sequence, one genomic window encodes:
- the LOC122311207 gene encoding ADP-ribosylation factor GTPase-activating protein AGD3 isoform X2 encodes MHFAKLDDSPMFRKQIQSLEESAESLRERSLKFYKGCRKYTEGLGEGYDGDIAFASALENFGGGHNDPISLAFGGPVMTKFTIALREIGTYKEVLRSQVEHMLNERLLQFANIDLHEVKEARKRFDKASIVYDQAREKFLSLRKGTKSDVATVLEEELHNARSTFEQARFNLVTALSNVESKKRFEFLEAVSGTMDAHLRYFKQGYELLHQMEPYINQVLTYAQQSRERSNYEQAALSERMQDYKRQVDRESRWSSNGTNGSPNGDGIQAIGRSSHKMIEAVMQSAAKGKVQTIRQGYLSKRSSNLRGDWKRRFFVLDSRGMLYYYRKQCSKPSGSSSQISGQRNSSELGSGLLSRWLSSHYHGGGVHDEKSVAHHTVNLLTSTIKVDADQSDLRFCFRIISPTKNYTLQAESALDQMDWIEKITGVIASLLSSQAPERCLPASPMGSGHHRSASESSSFESSDFDHCTVEEYTSERGLSTAHHERPIRSMQAQRSCVKSEKPIDVLRKVCGNDKCADCGAPEPDWASLNLGVLVCIECSGVHRNLGVHISKVRSLTLDFKVWDPSVISLFQSLGNTFANSVWEELLQSRSAFQLDLVPAGLYKSDKSQLIFLSKPSHTDSISVKEKFIHAKYAEKLFVRKPKDNQYPHLVAQQIWEGVRANDKKAVYRHIVNSEADVTAVYDQTSCVSSLTLAKAMLLQEQTSHEHSSSSLAGDSLERSSTSSTNLAGTSEGQSLEDLDGCTLLHLACETADIGMIELLLQYGANINATDSRGQTPLHRCIRRGRTTSVKLLLTRGADPRAITGEGKNPFEIAVESNFDESEVLALLADSNG; translated from the exons ATGCATTTCGCAAAGCTCGATGACTCTCCTATGTTTCGCAAGCAG ATACAAAGCTTGGAGGAAAGTGCTGAATCATTAAGGGAGAGAAGTTTGAAGTTTTACAAAGGATGTCGAAAATACAC TGAAGGGCTCGGGGAGGGATATGATGGGGATATTGCTTTTGCAAGTGCGCTAGAAAATTTTGGTGGTGGACATAATGATCCAATTAGTTTGGCATTTGGAG GCCCTGTTATGACCAAATTTACTATTGCATTGAGAGAAATTGGGACATACAAAGAAGTTCTTAGGTCCCAG GTTGAGCATATGCTGAATGAAAGATTACTGCAGTTTGCCAATATTGATTTGCATGAGGTCAAG GAGGCACGGAAGCGTTTTGACAAGGCCAGTATTGTTTATGACCAG GCTCGTGAAAAGTTCCTGTCACTAAGGAAAGGCACAAAGAGCGATGTAGCAACTGTTTTAGAGGAG GAGCTTCATAATGCAAGATCTACATTTGAGCAAGCTCGCTTCAATTTG GTAACTGCACTTTCAAATGTTGAATCAAAAAAGaggtttgaatttttggaaGCAGTCAGTGGGACAATGGATGCACATCTTCGTTACTTTAAACAG GGATATGAGTTGTTGCATCAAATGGAACCATACATTAATCAG GTCTTGACCTATGCACAACAGTCAAGAGAAAGGTCTAACTATGAGCAGGCTGCTCTTTCTGAAAGGATGCAAGATTACAAAAGGCAGGTGGATCGAGAGAGTAGGTGGTCTTCCAATGGTACGAATGGATCTCCCAATGGAGATGGTATACAAGCTATTGGCAGAAGTTCACACAAAATGATAGAGGCAGTTATGCAGTCTGCTGCAAAGGGAAAG GTTCAAACCATTCGACAAGGTTATCTCTCAAAGCGTTCTTCAAACTTAAGGGGTGACTGGAAAAGAAGGTTCTTTGTTCTTGATAGTCGAGGAATGTTGTATTACTATCGCAAACAGTGCAGCAAACCATCT GGCTCTAGCAGTCAAATTTCTGGTCAGAGGAATAGTTCCGAGCTTGGTTCTGGACTGCTGAGTCGGTGGCTTTCTTCTCATTATCATGGCGGAGGAGTACATGATGAGAAATCTGTCGCTCATCACACTGTGAACCTGCTTACATCAACTATCAAAGTTGATGCTGACCAGTCAGATCTTAGGTTTTGCTTTAGGATCATTTCACCAACAAAGAACTACACTTTGCAG GCAGAGAGTGCCTTGGATCAAATGGATTGGATTGAAAAGATCACGGGGGTCATAGCTTCATTACTTAGTTCTCAAGCTCCTGAGAGG TGTCTGCCTGCAAGTCCGATGGGAAGTGGTCATCATCGGTCTGCCAGTGAGAGTAGTTCGTTTGAAAGTTCCGACTTTGATCACTGCACAGTTGAAGAATATACATCTGAGAGGGGCCTTTCTACTGCACATCATGAGCGCCCAATAAGAAGTATGCAAGCACAACGGTCTTGTGTCAAAAGTGAGAAGCCAATCGATGTATTGCGAAAAGTTTGTGGAAATGATAAATGTGCTGATTGTGGTGCACCTGAACCTGATTGGGCATcattaaatcttggtgttcttgtTTGTATCGAATGTTCCGGTGTTCACCGTAATCTTGGGGTACACATATCAAAG GTAAGGTCTCTTACACTGGATTTCAAAGTGTGGGATCCTTCTGTTATAAGTTTGTTTCAGTCTCTGGGAAATACGTTTGCCAACTCGGTCTGGGAGGAACTATTGCAATCAAGAAGTGCGTTCCAGCTTGATCTCGTCCCTGCAGG CCTTTACAAGTCCGATAAATCACAGTTGATTTTTCTCAGTAAACCTAGTCATACTGATTCTATATCAGTGAAAGAAAAGTTCATCCATGCAAAG TATGCGGAAAAGCTCTTTGTTCGCAAGCCAAAAGACAATCAATATCCTCATCTAGTGGCACAACAAATCTGGGAGGGTGTGCGTGCTAATGACAAGAAAGCTGTATACCGTCACATTGTTAATTCTGAAGCTGATGTGACTGCTGTATACGATCAAACATCTTGTGTCTCCTCTTTAACCCTTGCCAAAGCAATGCTATTACAGGAGCAGACAAGTCACGAGCATAGCTCTAGCAGCTTAGCAGGGGATTCATTGGAGAGGTCCTCCACTAGCTCTACAAATTTGGCAGGTACAAGTGAAGGCCAGAGCTTGGAGGATCTAGATGGGTGCACCCTGCTACACTTAGCTTGTGAAACTGCAGACATAGGCATGATAGAACTCCTCCTACAGTATGGTGCAAATATAAATGCAACTGATTCAAGAGGTCAAACGCCACTCCATCGCTGCATTCGCAGAGGCAGAACCACATCTGTGAAATTACTTTTAACAAG GGGAGCTGATCCGCGAGCCATAACTGGTGAAGGTAAAAACCCTTTTGAGATAGCAGTAGAGTCAAACTTTGATGAGAGCGAAGTCCTTGCTTTATTAGCAGACTCAAATGGGTAA
- the LOC122311207 gene encoding ADP-ribosylation factor GTPase-activating protein AGD3 isoform X1, giving the protein MHFAKLDDSPMFRKQIQSLEESAESLRERSLKFYKGCRKYTEGLGEGYDGDIAFASALENFGGGHNDPISLAFGGPVMTKFTIALREIGTYKEVLRSQVEHMLNERLLQFANIDLHEVKEARKRFDKASIVYDQAREKFLSLRKGTKSDVATVLEEELHNARSTFEQARFNLVTALSNVESKKRFEFLEAVSGTMDAHLRYFKQGYELLHQMEPYINQVLTYAQQSRERSNYEQAALSERMQDYKRQVDRESRWSSNGTNGSPNGDGIQAIGRSSHKMIEAVMQSAAKGKNSQVQTIRQGYLSKRSSNLRGDWKRRFFVLDSRGMLYYYRKQCSKPSGSSSQISGQRNSSELGSGLLSRWLSSHYHGGGVHDEKSVAHHTVNLLTSTIKVDADQSDLRFCFRIISPTKNYTLQAESALDQMDWIEKITGVIASLLSSQAPERCLPASPMGSGHHRSASESSSFESSDFDHCTVEEYTSERGLSTAHHERPIRSMQAQRSCVKSEKPIDVLRKVCGNDKCADCGAPEPDWASLNLGVLVCIECSGVHRNLGVHISKVRSLTLDFKVWDPSVISLFQSLGNTFANSVWEELLQSRSAFQLDLVPAGLYKSDKSQLIFLSKPSHTDSISVKEKFIHAKYAEKLFVRKPKDNQYPHLVAQQIWEGVRANDKKAVYRHIVNSEADVTAVYDQTSCVSSLTLAKAMLLQEQTSHEHSSSSLAGDSLERSSTSSTNLAGTSEGQSLEDLDGCTLLHLACETADIGMIELLLQYGANINATDSRGQTPLHRCIRRGRTTSVKLLLTRGADPRAITGEGKNPFEIAVESNFDESEVLALLADSNG; this is encoded by the exons ATGCATTTCGCAAAGCTCGATGACTCTCCTATGTTTCGCAAGCAG ATACAAAGCTTGGAGGAAAGTGCTGAATCATTAAGGGAGAGAAGTTTGAAGTTTTACAAAGGATGTCGAAAATACAC TGAAGGGCTCGGGGAGGGATATGATGGGGATATTGCTTTTGCAAGTGCGCTAGAAAATTTTGGTGGTGGACATAATGATCCAATTAGTTTGGCATTTGGAG GCCCTGTTATGACCAAATTTACTATTGCATTGAGAGAAATTGGGACATACAAAGAAGTTCTTAGGTCCCAG GTTGAGCATATGCTGAATGAAAGATTACTGCAGTTTGCCAATATTGATTTGCATGAGGTCAAG GAGGCACGGAAGCGTTTTGACAAGGCCAGTATTGTTTATGACCAG GCTCGTGAAAAGTTCCTGTCACTAAGGAAAGGCACAAAGAGCGATGTAGCAACTGTTTTAGAGGAG GAGCTTCATAATGCAAGATCTACATTTGAGCAAGCTCGCTTCAATTTG GTAACTGCACTTTCAAATGTTGAATCAAAAAAGaggtttgaatttttggaaGCAGTCAGTGGGACAATGGATGCACATCTTCGTTACTTTAAACAG GGATATGAGTTGTTGCATCAAATGGAACCATACATTAATCAG GTCTTGACCTATGCACAACAGTCAAGAGAAAGGTCTAACTATGAGCAGGCTGCTCTTTCTGAAAGGATGCAAGATTACAAAAGGCAGGTGGATCGAGAGAGTAGGTGGTCTTCCAATGGTACGAATGGATCTCCCAATGGAGATGGTATACAAGCTATTGGCAGAAGTTCACACAAAATGATAGAGGCAGTTATGCAGTCTGCTGCAAAGGGAAAG AATTCTCAGGTTCAAACCATTCGACAAGGTTATCTCTCAAAGCGTTCTTCAAACTTAAGGGGTGACTGGAAAAGAAGGTTCTTTGTTCTTGATAGTCGAGGAATGTTGTATTACTATCGCAAACAGTGCAGCAAACCATCT GGCTCTAGCAGTCAAATTTCTGGTCAGAGGAATAGTTCCGAGCTTGGTTCTGGACTGCTGAGTCGGTGGCTTTCTTCTCATTATCATGGCGGAGGAGTACATGATGAGAAATCTGTCGCTCATCACACTGTGAACCTGCTTACATCAACTATCAAAGTTGATGCTGACCAGTCAGATCTTAGGTTTTGCTTTAGGATCATTTCACCAACAAAGAACTACACTTTGCAG GCAGAGAGTGCCTTGGATCAAATGGATTGGATTGAAAAGATCACGGGGGTCATAGCTTCATTACTTAGTTCTCAAGCTCCTGAGAGG TGTCTGCCTGCAAGTCCGATGGGAAGTGGTCATCATCGGTCTGCCAGTGAGAGTAGTTCGTTTGAAAGTTCCGACTTTGATCACTGCACAGTTGAAGAATATACATCTGAGAGGGGCCTTTCTACTGCACATCATGAGCGCCCAATAAGAAGTATGCAAGCACAACGGTCTTGTGTCAAAAGTGAGAAGCCAATCGATGTATTGCGAAAAGTTTGTGGAAATGATAAATGTGCTGATTGTGGTGCACCTGAACCTGATTGGGCATcattaaatcttggtgttcttgtTTGTATCGAATGTTCCGGTGTTCACCGTAATCTTGGGGTACACATATCAAAG GTAAGGTCTCTTACACTGGATTTCAAAGTGTGGGATCCTTCTGTTATAAGTTTGTTTCAGTCTCTGGGAAATACGTTTGCCAACTCGGTCTGGGAGGAACTATTGCAATCAAGAAGTGCGTTCCAGCTTGATCTCGTCCCTGCAGG CCTTTACAAGTCCGATAAATCACAGTTGATTTTTCTCAGTAAACCTAGTCATACTGATTCTATATCAGTGAAAGAAAAGTTCATCCATGCAAAG TATGCGGAAAAGCTCTTTGTTCGCAAGCCAAAAGACAATCAATATCCTCATCTAGTGGCACAACAAATCTGGGAGGGTGTGCGTGCTAATGACAAGAAAGCTGTATACCGTCACATTGTTAATTCTGAAGCTGATGTGACTGCTGTATACGATCAAACATCTTGTGTCTCCTCTTTAACCCTTGCCAAAGCAATGCTATTACAGGAGCAGACAAGTCACGAGCATAGCTCTAGCAGCTTAGCAGGGGATTCATTGGAGAGGTCCTCCACTAGCTCTACAAATTTGGCAGGTACAAGTGAAGGCCAGAGCTTGGAGGATCTAGATGGGTGCACCCTGCTACACTTAGCTTGTGAAACTGCAGACATAGGCATGATAGAACTCCTCCTACAGTATGGTGCAAATATAAATGCAACTGATTCAAGAGGTCAAACGCCACTCCATCGCTGCATTCGCAGAGGCAGAACCACATCTGTGAAATTACTTTTAACAAG GGGAGCTGATCCGCGAGCCATAACTGGTGAAGGTAAAAACCCTTTTGAGATAGCAGTAGAGTCAAACTTTGATGAGAGCGAAGTCCTTGCTTTATTAGCAGACTCAAATGGGTAA
- the LOC122311208 gene encoding inactive leucine-rich repeat receptor-like protein kinase CORYNE — translation MEEGGRYTLLFCYKQLFTLIWLLVSFFCYTAAYCQEKTTRHISSQPPPPKFQNGLKRILLSIALGAPTGLLGAFLFALIVRSFVRYLNRTPLLKGPVIFSPKIAPKTLQAALANENHLLGSSSNGKYYRTVLDNGLIIAVKTLEPFQSGSPEKSLKRKIQQELETLASLRHRNLMSLRAYVREPGGGVSLVYDYVPTGSLDDVMHRVRDNQLQLGWEVRLRIAVGVVKGLQYLHFDCDPQILHYNLKPTNVMLDAEFEPRLADCGLAKLMPCLDGATSGYSAPECFLNCRYTDKSDVFSFGMVLGVLLTGRNPTDPFFREPASGGSLGQWLRHLQQAGEAREALDTSILGEEGEEDEMLMAVKIAVVCLSDSPADRPSSDELVHMLTQLHSF, via the exons atggaggaAGGAGGAAGATACACCCTCTTATTTTGCTACAAGCAGCTCTTTACTCTTATTTGGCTGCTGGTCTCGTTCTTTTGTTACACCGCTGCGTACTGCCAAGAGAAAACGACTAGGCACATCTCCTCTCAGCCTCCGCCACCCAAATTCCAAAACGGGCTCAAAAGAATTCTTCTCAGCATTGCATTAGGAGCACCAACAGGTTTGCTTGGTGCCTTTCTCTTCGCTCTCATAGTCCGCAGTTTCGTCCGGTACCTCAACCGGACCCCACTTCTCAAAGGCCCCGTCATATTCTCCCCCAAAATCGCTCCCAAGACGCTCCAAGCTGCTCTCGCCAATGAGAACCATTTATTGGGGTCGAGCTCAAATGGGAAATACTACCGTACCGTGCTCGACAACGGGCTCATCATCGCGGTAAAGACGCTCGAGCCGTTTCAGTCCGGTTCGCCAGAGAAGTCCTTGAAGAGAAAGATACAGCAGGAGCTGGAAACGCTTGCTAGTTTGAGACACCGGAATTTGATGAGCCTAAGGGCTTATGTTCGAGAACCCGGTGGTGGGGTTTCTTTGGTTTACGATTATGTCCCTACTGGGAGTCTTGATGATGTAATGCATAGAGTTAGGGATAATCAGTTGCAGCTTGGGTGGGAGGTGCGTCTTAGGATTGCGGTTGGGGTTGTTAAGGGGCTTCAATATCTTCATTTTGATTGTGATCCTCAGATTCTGCACTATAACTTGAAGCCTACGAATGTGATGTTGGATGCAGAGTTTGAACCCAGGTTGGCGGATTGTGGGTTGGCGAAGCTCATGCCCTGTTTGGATGGAGCAACTTCTGGCTACAGTGCTCCAGAGTGTTTCCTAAATTGCAG GTATACGGATAAGAGCGATGTTTTCAGCTTCGGGATGGTATTGGGTGTCTTGTTAACGGGTAGAAATCCTACAGATCCATTCTTTAGGGAACCTGCTAGTGGGGGGAGTTTGGGGCAGTGGCTTCGACATTTGCAACAAGCAGGGGAGGCACGAGAAGCACTAGATACAAGTATTCTAGGGGAAGAAGGGGAGGAGGATGAGATGCTGATGGCAGTGAAAATAGCTGTTGTATGCCTATCAGACTCTCCTGCAGACAGGCCTTCCAGTGATGAACTTGTTCACATGCTAACCCAACTGCACAGTTTTTGA
- the LOC122309547 gene encoding uncharacterized protein LOC122309547 has product MARTFFRKLLTYVSSEDDSDVQNMEADGQSSRRRGNSQRRKFIRRDHVQGHERLFRDYFAENPVYPSNLFRRRFRMSRLLFLRILNEVESYDPYFVQRRDNARRDNAGRLGLSCMQKITAALRMLAYGVTGDFMDEYIHIGESTAMESLNKFTETVVTVFSEEYLRSPIANDIGRLLAVGEQRGFPAQGRAPPVNYTINGNNYTMGYYLADGIYPKWRTFVKTIPSPRGNKKKNFVKAQESARKDVERAFGILQQRFAIIRGSSRMFKVKELTNIMKACVILHNMIIEDERDDSESLNIEYDQVDDNLPELSHNHTTELTDFIQRHHDIRDSSAHHQLQEDLIEHQWLLYSQH; this is encoded by the exons ATGGCTCGCACTTTCTTTCGCAAATTATTGACATACGTATCctctgaagatgatagcgatgttCAAAACATGGAGGCGGATGGACAGTCATCGAGGCGACGTGGCAATAGCCAACGTCGTAAGTTTATTCGACGTGATCATGTTCAGGGACACGAGCGCCTATTTCGTGATTACTTTGCTGAAAATCCAGTATATCCCTCAAATCTATTTCGAAGGAGATTTCGGATGAGTCGTCTCCTATTTCTTCGTATTCTAAATGAAGTAGAGTCTTACGACCCGTACTTCgtccagagaagagataatgcc agaagagataatgccggCCGACTCGGTTTATCTTGTATGCAAAAAATCACCGCAGCACTTAGAATGCTGGCGTATGGGGTTACTGGAGATTTCATGGATGAATACATACATATTGGTGAAAGCACCGCAATGGAGAGCCTAAACAAATTTACTGAGACAGTAGTAACTGTTTTTTCAGAAGAATATCTAAGGTCTCCAATTGCTAATGATATAGGCCGATTGCTTGCAGTTGGTGAACAACGAGGATTCCC TGCCCAAGGGCGTGCTCCTCCAGTCAATTACACTATCAATGGCAACAACTATACTATGGGCTATTATCTTGCGGacggtatttatcccaagtggcgaacttttgtgaagacgattccatcaccacgtgggaataagaagaaaaattttgtgaaagcacaagaatccgcaaggaaagatgtcgagcgtgcattcgggatacttcaacaacgatttgctatcattcgtGGATCTTCCCGAATGTTTAAAGTGAAGGAACTAACGAATATAatgaaagcatgtgttattctacataatatgataattgaagacgagcgtgatgatagtgagagtctGAACATTGAATATGATCAAGTTGATGATAATCTCCCCGAATTGTCGCACAATCATACAACTGAGCTTACAGACTTCATCCAGCGTCATCATGATATTAGAGACAGCTCGGCACATCATCAGCTtcaagaagatctaattgaacatcaatggcTTTTATATTCACAACATTAG
- the LOC122311706 gene encoding uncharacterized protein LOC122311706, with protein MTEQDKFDKVKVMYQSLEKCSFQFEHCWHLLKDQPKWIWSATKEDPKRRKTMSPSPTPTRCSGATVDSVFYLEADHVMENEVIEPDRPMGRKAEKGKRKAQGQHAEENFQLRKMKYTLLEESSAQEKEFFRLKAEKMAYDKETEARKLRQEDERLRLEAEKVELAKKESDQRIMMMDVSVMPEL; from the exons atgaccgaGCAAGATAAG TTTGACAAGGTCAAGGTTATGTACCAATCGCTAGAAAAATGCTCCTTCCAGTTcgagcattgttggcacctgttgaaggaccaacctaagtggatttggaGTGCCACgaaggaggatccaaagcgAAGGAAAACGATGTCCCCATCCCCGACGCCAACTCGATGTTCTGGCGCTACAGTTGATTCAGTTTTTTATCTCGAGGCGGATCATGTGATGGAGAATGAAGTTATCGAGCCCGACCGACCAATGGGaaggaaagctgagaaaggaaaacgaaaggccCAAGGCCAGCATGCAGAGGAGAACTTCCAACTTaggaagatgaagtatactctGTTAGAGGAGTCAAGcgctcaggagaaagagttttttCGTCTTAAAGCCGAGAAGATGGCGTATGATAAGGAGACGGAGGCCAGAAAATTACGTCAAGAGGACGAACGGCTTCGGTTGGAGGCTGAGAAAGTGGAGCTCGCGAAGAAGGAATCAgatcagcgcattatgatgatggatgtgagtGTCATGCCAGAATTGTAG